A stretch of Ranitomeya variabilis isolate aRanVar5 chromosome 3, aRanVar5.hap1, whole genome shotgun sequence DNA encodes these proteins:
- the LOC143817568 gene encoding uncharacterized protein LOC143817568: MESISSTIKLLFPRCVMAGIDLKDAYYHLPIHAEHQQYLRVAVILEGQVRHFQYVAMPFGLSMAPRIFTKVMLEVMAHLRQRDTLIIPYLDDFLVIGNSVAQCKLRLSNTISSLQELGWIINFEKSRLNPDTTQMFLGIQLDSIQGADVRVFSDNSTTVAYVNRQGGTRSGSLMTIAGEIFQFAETHLASLTALHIRGIENTKADYLSRNRLRQGEWSLNRTVFRLITRAWGVPQIDLFATRGNRQVERFASLNSMDHPDMLDSLHHPWNFKLAYAFPPMSLIPLVIRKIRRERARVILIAPFWPKRPWFSCLQSMCLCDPWILPLDRELLFQGPFFHPQVKGLHLTAWNLSGSY, translated from the exons atggaatccattagttctaccatcaagcttttgttccctaggtgtgtcatggccgggatagacctaaaagatgcttactatcaccttcctatacatgccgaacaccagcagtatctaagagtagcggtcatcctggagggacaggttcgtcacttccaatatgtagcaatgccatttgggctttctatggccccccgcatttttacaaaagtgatgttagaggtaatggctcatctacgccaacgggacactttaataataccctacctggatgactttttagtgatagggaattctgtggctcaatgtaaattgcggttgtctaacacaatctcatccctgcaggagttgggttggattatcaacttcgaaaagtccagactgaatccagacactactcaaatgtttctagggatccagctagactcc attcaaggagcagatgtaagagttttctcagacaactccaccacagtggcctatgtaaaccgtcagggcggtacacggtcaggaagtctgatgaccatcgcaggggagatcttccagtttgcagagactcatcttgcgtccctaacagccctacacatcagaggaatagagaataccaaagcggactacctcagtcgaaacaggctgcgccagggagaatggtccttaaacagaaccgtgttcagactaataacaagagcatggggagtgcctcagatagatctatttgccacaagaggcaacagacaggtagaaagattcgcttccctgaactccatggatcatccagacatgctggactccctacatcatccttggaacttcaaactggcttacgcctttcctccaatgtctctaattccgctagtgatcaggaagatcaggagggaacgtgcaagggtgatcctcattgcacccttctggccaaagaggccgTGGTTTTCCTGCCTCCAAAGCATgtgtctatgcgatccatggattcttccattggacagggaactactgttccaagggccgtttttccacccgcaagtgaaagggcttcacttgacggcgtggaacttgagcggcagttaTTAA